TGGGGGTGTCGGCGCTGACGGATCAGCCAACCCTGCTGGAGGAGCTGTCCAGAGCCACAAGCCCAAATGCTGGGAGATGAGGGAGTTCTGTGTCCAGCTCAGTGGGGGTCAGGGCGTGGTCAGCCATCAGCACACAATGCCCAACAGGCAACAGTTATCATTATGTTCAACTCTCAATATCTCTAACTATTGAATGTGTAAATCATTTGCACACAGTGTATGGAGTTTAACAAAATTAGACACGAAGTTCAAAGAACAAAATTGTTTGCCTGGGAGCCATGCTTTATCCAACTGTCAGACTAAAATAGTTTATAAAATAGAGTTGAAGTTAATGATTTTCTTGCCTGATCCCAAAtatgtttgtgctcttgccaactccattgctgtcattgtcaagccaaacatttTTGGCACGATAgtacaaacagactggtactcagGCTAATGATTTTAACCCTAAATGTTTTACCCTAAAATAGTTATAGGTTGTgttgttattgaaaatatatagcGATAATTGTAATGCAGTTGCATATCCAAAGCTCACCCATATCTAGTCCAACACTTGGTACGTCACACCGCAGAATTAGGTCAGATGTCAGTTTGCATTCCTCTCCTAGCGAGCAGAAAATGTGTGTAGAGAGAAAACCTTATTTCACCTTGGTAAAAATACAACCACATCTGTTATGTTAACCTTGGCTAACTTATCAGGCACAAACATAGCAGCAAAATGTATGATGTATGATACTGATTAAATACCTGCTATTTTGGGCACTCTATGATCTTGAAGAATCATCCCAGCCACTGCTGTTGCAGCAGATTTTTCAATTCATAAATAGCTTTGTGCTATGCTTCTCCAAATGCTGATTCTACAAAATGCAGTCTGTTCAGTATAGTAGAGCACCAATCATCCAAGTGGGCCAACATTCTACCATTTGAATCAACTGAACATGAGCCATATAGTCACAGCATAGAACTTGGGTTTTGTTCTATCAGCCTCTCTTCCCTTTCCTTGCAGGTGAACTTTGTCCTGGGCACGGGTCTGATGAAGATGAAGACTACTAGGGGGCGCTGTTCGGGCTACTTCCTGCAGCAGGCGAAGAAGGATGTGCGTCAGCAGCTGCAGGAGGTCATGCAGAGGCGTTCAGCCCCCGAGGAGGCAGCAGCCGGCATCTTTAAGACCCTGGAGAAGAACTACGACTGGCTGCGCTGGGCTGTAATGGTGCACTGTGCCATGGGGCCCTTGGATGAGGACGGGGGCAGGTCCGGGGGACCActcaacagaccacttcacttccTGTCCGTGCTGTCTGAGGCACCCTGCCCTCATGTGGAGGCCTGCTACCGTGACATGCCCAGCTCGCTGGATAAGAGCCGCATCCACCAGCTGATCGTGGACCTGGAGTGAAAGATCCCCAACCCGCCTCCAGAGGAGTACGCCTCTATCGAGGGAGACCCGGGGAAGGCCAGATGGTACATGGCCTCTCGCATGCTGAAGAAGCTGCAGGAGGGGCTGTGCTCCGCGGTAGACGTCCACGTGGTGCCAGACAATATGGAGATGAAGTGTAACTTCCTCCAAGCATCCTACTACCTGTACGGGTACAAACACAGGCTGTCCTCGGGcaccgtgtgtgtgtttggataagAGAAAGGGGGTCTGGCTAGGCCTGCGGGCTGAGGCTCAGCTGCTGCAGTGCTACATCTGCTGAGGCTGGACACACATGAATGCACTACTTTAAAAAACTCCAGATGTTCACAGTCAACTGAAACCATGTTTTCCTCTTTATTTCTGCTGTTTCATACCGGTAGTTTCATAATGAAATTGCCCTTGTATTATGTAATTGACATTTCTTCACAATAAAGGAAattagaaaaacaaaaaacagttaGAATAATATTTCttcacaataaatacattttcaaaaacaaaacaaatattttaatCATTACATGTCCTGAAATACACTCTTAGTTAAAGCAACAATATCATATACTGTTTTGTATCCACCCAGAGAGGATCTAGAGTATAACTATTAGTAATCCAGACTAAGGATTGTATGATGCACAGTTTAACAAATAAATAACAATGaaatctttatatatatatatataaagtataaTACAATTTTAGACCAGTCTACACAATACCAAGTCTGAGCTACACAATACATAAGTGGTCACAAATCCTGGTCATGTTGAGCTCCAGGCTGCACAGGACTAAAACACCTAGTTCTACTAACAGAATTagatgtgttagtgctgggctggaacataAGCCTGCACATCCTGTACCTCTCCAGAACCAGGCTTAGTGACCACTACTGTTGATAAATGGCCGCACTGTACTAGAGATGTAGCACATATTCCTTGTCCTGCTGTGAAAACTTTTCCATGTCTCTCCTGATATCAGGGAAGCCCTGTAGAACCATCTGGAAGCGTTCTGAGGACAGGGAGAAGAGCTGGCAGGTGGTCAGAGCTTGAACCGTGGCCAAACGCTTTCCTTTGGTCATGAGGCAGGTCTCTGTAAACCAGTACGGTATAGAACAACACAATATACATTTATTACACAGCTTATCAGCTAAGCCCACTGTTCCTTGTCATATCCTGCATAGTCCCAAGAGATGAAATCAGCAAAACAATGTAGAACAGGAGAATAAGAATAACAAGTGCGGGGGGTTGGGTCTTTTTCAATTATGTAAGAAAATGGATGGGGGATGAGGTTTGACAATCAGAATTTCTAGATTACCCAATCTCTTGTGTGATGAATAGAATGATATTCTGACAAATGAATGAAGGAATAAATTAATGATGCTGGATTGAGCTACTCGGATCTGAGCCTGACCTCCAAAGTAGTCTCCGTCAGCCAGTTCCTGCGAGAAGGAGTCTGTCTCCACCAGGACCTGGCCATGCTCGATGAAGAACATGCGGTCTCCGGGCGCGTTCTGTTGGAAGATGACATCATCCTCCTGGAAGACTTCATGCTGAAACTGGAGGAGAACGGTGTTCAGGAAGTTGACGTCTCGGTTCTGGAACATGGGTACGTTGTTCAGCAGGCTCAAACACATCACTGTCAGAATCTCctgtatcacacacacagagattctTTTCAGATCGTTTCATAATAAAGTTCCACAAATAGAACTTTGACAAACAGAagttccacaaatagacaggcagGTCCCACTACTAAACAAAGGTGTGATATCCAAAGGAAACCATAGGTAAGTAGAATGTAGTTACATACTTATACTTATAGTGGTACATTTGTGTAACTATTGTATAAGGTCTGTGTAATGTACAGTAGGACCTAAATTGTATAGAATAAAATAGAATGTGATCGACTCAAGTACCTCTCTCAAAGCTGAGGAGACTGAAATTAGAAAGTTCTTTTCGTCAAACCATCTCCCCCCATAGCGGGCCCCATAGTACTTCTGGATTCGAAGTCGAAGGTCGTTAGGAAGCTTCAAGAAGGTCATGTAGTCGTCTAGATGATTCATCTGTGGATTGTCAGACGTGGTGGACTTTACATGCCATTACAATCAAAAGTGACATATCAATAGAGTTCCTTGCTTGTGTGATGGAGTTTGAAGCCGAGTCGTCGGTGTTAAAGCCAAGGCATTACATTTCCATTATACGTAGTATACCTTATCTTTGTAGGCCTTTGCTGCTTGGTCCACGTTGGTGATGATGGCAGCAGCGTTGGCCACCAGTACAGTGTACATTAGCGCCCCAGACAGCATACTGGTCATGACCACCCACAGCTCCACCTCATCTAGGGAGCAAAACACCCGGTACACACATAAATACAGTGTAATACTTGGATATTGAACTCCGGGCACTACAGTCTTGGAATAGCACAGGTCTAATATACTGTATAAGTACATATGAAAGACATGCTCTATTGTGTCAACAGAATATCGACAGGTTATCAGCAGTCCTTACTTGTTGGTGACTCGTTGGAGCCATAGGAAATTTGGATCATATGAGAGAGAGCACGAAACACTCCAAAGGAATACTTCTCACCAACCGTGGCATTCTGGAAAATATCACATTGTTTATATAGGGTGAACTAACCCTTTAAATGCAGCCAAACCCTTACACGTCTCAGTAGGTGTGGGGCTTACCATCAGCTTCTCTTGTCTGACCCAGCAGTCAGATGGGAACTCCTCCAGCATCGGGACAAAGTACTGGATACAGCCGTTCCAGTGGCACAGCAGAAACATCATCATAAACAAAGACAGTATGCGGAAGAACAGCTGAACATACTCCAAGTTGGCATTTGAAACCTACGGAGAAAGAAACAAAGGCACTCAATTAAAATGATGGAAATAAAAATGAACTGATTGGATTGCAAAGATAATCTAGAAGTAATGTGTACACCAATCAAAAGTTATTCTCCTGTCCTTCTTTGTATTCATTTTTAGCCAAATGTATTTGTAGTACGAGGTTTGACTTTGTGGTATTTTCAGCATGGGGAGATGGTAGCATACCAGAACTTACCTTTTCAACTTCATTGAAGAAGCGGACAAGCCTGGAGACTCTGAGGAGCCTGACGAGGCTGATGATTCGGACAAACATGAGGATCCGCACCATTCTACTGGCTTTGGAACCTGAGGTGGAGGTGTCACTGTGGGATTGTAACTCCTGTCACaataaaaatacagaaataaaaaaatattttttaaatgtattgatCTTACAATAGACTGGAACTACTGCTGGATTTATCATAATTTATCATTACCGCGATTAATAGTATGTAGCCAATTGGGAATGCTGCAATCACATCTGGTATGAACCAACTCTTTAGGTAAATCACACGGATCTTTTTGATATCCAGTATAGCCACCTACGGAATTGAAAAACAGACAGTAGATTTTCAGTTGATTGTTATTAGTGCTTGGCAGCATTCCTCAGACAAATGAATGAATACTTCAACAATGCAACTGAAGCTCAATGCTTTGGGATTCTGGCCAAAATGAAACGAGACAGTGATGCCATCCAGAATGTACGTCAGAAGCTACTAATAGAGAACTGCATTAATATAAACTTGACAGGGTCGTCAATTGGCCAAACTTTCAGATTAATATTTTACACCAGTTTGACATGAAATTGGAACAGAATAAGACACAACCTGGTGCTTGATCAGCCCCCTTACATGCATATTTGCTTTTTATGAAATAAAAAGGGTCCACAGTCATGTTTCATCATGTTTCATCATCTGTGCACAGTGCACTTCAGAACATATTTACTAAGCATCTTGCTCCCCAGTAAAGTTTGTGCCTGTTATTTTCATGTGAGAATATAACACAAAAGCAAACCTAATCTATTTAAATAGTTATCTCTGAATCGTtatcttaaaaaaaaatctattcacTCTTGCAAATAACAGCTGCAGGTTTAGCACATGGGCCAGGGTTTCAATTAATCTGTCCCTTTACATGTACTGAAACGAATACAGAAAGGGCAGATTGGGTTTGCATGCTCGTGGAAAGGGATTATACAACTATCGCAGATTGGGTCTGGTCTGAAAATAGAGTAAAGTCAGCTCCTCATTACCTCACTGTCCTCAGAGATGATACCCATGCGAAAATTCAGAGCCACATCCATCAGAAACAGAGTGTCTGAGAAGACATTGAAACCTTCCCAGCCCACTCCACTGTAGCCGTCTAAGAAAGCTATCTCCATGGGGATCCCAATCAAATTCAGGAATGTGATGGCAACCATACACATGATGTAGTAACTCCTACAAGACACAATAACAAAGGGTATGTACATGATTAAAGTCATGCACACATGCATTTCTTAGAATCACTGTTAGAATCACCCTTTAGTGTTTTCTTTGGCATATACCTAAGGTCTTTGCAGTTTTTGCTAACTTTGCTGTGTTGTTCTTTGACAGACAAAAATACCAAGACCTCCCTTAGGTCTAACTTTGTTGTGTTGTTCTAGGACAGACAAAATGCCAAGGCAGCACAAACAGTAGCCGGAGAAGAATACCTTATGGGGCTGAATGGGTGGATGACCCAGACTCCACTCTGCAGCTGGCGTATACATTCCTTCTCCACAGCTATCTCGCTGCCATACACAGATAGAGACTGCCTGTTCAGCTGAGGCAGAAAGACAGCTCTCCAACCACAGGTGCTGGCTGTGCGTCTGCCGACAGGGGCTTGGGAGTTCTCCATGCCAGAAGCAGCACACGGTTATTCTGTTCAGCTGACTGCGCTGGCCATCCTTCTCTGGGCTGCTGAAGAGTCGAGTCTAACTTTGCTCTAAACTGACCTGTCTTTTTGGTCACAGGGTAATTTTCCATCACAGCTCCTGTGGACGGGGCTTATTGAGGCGGTGTGGTGGGAGGAGAGCGGCTGCCaggctttcctctccctctctctctctctcccccctcatcctttctctctctctccctcccggctCATCAACTATTCAGTATCTCCGCTTCATGCAAGCATGAATCAAGCCCAGTCAAAAGACAAGGCTGGATCACATTAATACTGAATACAATGGGTGGTTTTGAATGTCACAATTATTGTCATCTGAACTACACAACTAGCAGGGCACAGGGCACAGAGGTTTAGTAATGGTAACAGTAGACTATTGAATAATTAAAATAGTAATTTAACCAGGACAATAGTTACATGTTAAAACTGTAATAGCAAATTTGTTAT
The DNA window shown above is from Salmo salar chromosome ssa25, Ssal_v3.1, whole genome shotgun sequence and carries:
- the hcn5 gene encoding potassium/sodium hyperpolarization-activated cyclic nucleotide-gated channel 1 — translated: MENSQAPVGRRTASTCGWRAVFLPQLNRQSLSVYGSEIAVEKECIRQLQSGVWVIHPFSPIRSYYIMCMVAITFLNLIGIPMEIAFLDGYSGVGWEGFNVFSDTLFLMDVALNFRMGIISEDSEVAILDIKKIRVIYLKSWFIPDVIAAFPIGYILLIAELQSHSDTSTSGSKASRMVRILMFVRIISLVRLLRVSRLVRFFNEVEKVSNANLEYVQLFFRILSLFMMMFLLCHWNGCIQYFVPMLEEFPSDCWVRQEKLMNATVGEKYSFGVFRALSHMIQISYGSNESPTNEVELWVVMTSMLSGALMYTVLVANAAAIITNVDQAAKAYKDKMNHLDDYMTFLKLPNDLRLRIQKYYGARYGGRWFDEKNFLISVSSALREEILTVMCLSLLNNVPMFQNRDVNFLNTVLLQFQHEVFQEDDVIFQQNAPGDRMFFIEHGQVLVETDSFSQELADGDYFGETCLMTKGKRLATVQALTTCQLFSLSSERFQMVLQGFPDIRRDMEKFSQQDKEYVLHL